In a single window of the Desulfovibrio mangrovi genome:
- the nifK gene encoding nitrogenase molybdenum-iron protein subunit beta, with translation MLLRHTPKDVVKRSALTINPAKTCQPIGAMYAALGVHGCLPHSHGSQGCCSYHRSTLTRHYKEPVPAATSSFTEGASVFGGQANLLQAIDNIFTVYEPDVIAVHTTCLSETIGDDLKQIADKAMKEGKIPEGKTVIGAPTPSYVGSHVTGFSNMVKAMAELAVPSGKKNGKVNIIPGWVEPADMVEIKRLAAMIGVDITMFPDTSGILDAPLTGEYTMFPEGGVTIPELKAAGDAAGTLALGEWCSADAARWLDAKCKVPCTVLDMPFGLASTDRFINVLRTVGGTTVPESIMHERGQLVDMISDMHQYFYGKRVAIWGDPDQLISMCEFLVSLDMQPAYVVTGTPGSRFETRIKEICAGQPYEVKVKARGDMFEMHQWIKNEPVDLLIGNTYGKYIARDEDIPFMRWGFPILDRQGHQYFPTVGYKGGLRLLEKMLNLILDRKDRDSPEQSFELVL, from the coding sequence CCACGGCTCGCAGGGGTGCTGCTCATACCACCGTTCCACTCTGACCAGGCACTACAAGGAACCCGTTCCCGCCGCCACCAGCTCCTTTACCGAAGGTGCCTCCGTTTTCGGCGGGCAGGCCAACCTGCTGCAGGCCATAGACAACATCTTCACGGTGTATGAGCCGGACGTGATTGCCGTGCACACCACCTGCCTTTCCGAGACCATCGGCGACGACCTGAAGCAGATCGCCGACAAGGCCATGAAGGAAGGCAAGATCCCCGAAGGCAAGACCGTCATCGGGGCCCCCACGCCGAGCTACGTGGGCTCCCACGTCACCGGTTTCTCCAACATGGTCAAGGCCATGGCGGAGCTGGCAGTGCCCTCCGGCAAGAAGAACGGCAAGGTCAACATCATTCCCGGCTGGGTGGAACCCGCCGACATGGTGGAAATCAAGCGCCTCGCAGCCATGATCGGCGTGGACATCACCATGTTCCCCGACACTTCCGGCATTCTGGATGCGCCCCTCACCGGTGAATACACCATGTTCCCCGAAGGCGGCGTGACCATTCCCGAACTCAAGGCTGCAGGCGATGCCGCGGGCACCCTGGCTCTTGGTGAATGGTGTTCCGCAGATGCTGCCCGCTGGCTGGACGCTAAGTGCAAGGTACCCTGCACGGTGCTTGACATGCCCTTCGGCCTTGCCTCCACCGACCGCTTCATCAACGTGCTGCGCACGGTGGGTGGCACCACCGTACCGGAATCCATCATGCACGAACGCGGCCAGCTCGTGGACATGATTTCCGACATGCACCAGTACTTCTACGGCAAACGCGTAGCCATCTGGGGTGATCCGGACCAGCTCATTTCCATGTGCGAGTTCCTCGTCTCCCTCGACATGCAGCCCGCATACGTGGTGACCGGCACCCCCGGTTCCCGTTTCGAGACCCGCATCAAGGAAATCTGCGCCGGCCAGCCGTATGAAGTGAAAGTGAAGGCCCGCGGCGACATGTTCGAGATGCACCAGTGGATCAAGAACGAACCCGTGGATCTGCTCATCGGCAACACTTACGGCAAGTACATTGCCCGTGACGAAGACATTCCGTTCATGCGCTGGGGTTTCCCCATTCTTGACCGTCAGGGCCACCAGTACTTCCCGACAGTCGGTTACAAGGGCGGACTCAGGCTTCTGGAGAAGATGCTCAACCTCATTCTGGACCGCAAGGACCGCGATTCTCCCGAACAGAGCTTCGAGCTCGTCCTGTAG
- a CDS encoding sigma 54-interacting transcriptional regulator: MHTSVHGLKLSALLAICQTIDIALDLESALDGVLRIMSDQLSMQRATVTLYDPGTGQLSINASYGLTTEEKQRGVYRLDEGVTGRIFRTGEAYYVPDINKEPLFLNKTGSRSIQRGMISFIGVPIILHGEPIGVLNVDRLFEDDIGFEEDVDFLKVVATLIGQFISLNKKVMEREAVLKRENTSLKYQIAKKNKGPYIIGQSSAMLEVQRQMEKVSPTPATVLLLGESGVGKTLIAQIIHELSERKGHPFIKVNCASIPENLLESELFGHEKGAFTGANNTRLGRFEEADSGTIFLDEIGELPIGLQAKLLRVLQDKELERIGSNRTRTINVRVLTATNRNLASLVELGQFRLDLYYRLNVFPIRVPALRERREDIPGLLNHFLQKMERDYGRKMHFTPTALDALIQYDWPGNVREMQNLIERVVIMADSERIGFDFLMSHMALQKTERVPEAVVSFAESQKPCATLKDVERKELIGALERNDWLQYRAAESLGLSERQMGYRVRKYGLESLIAEGRAQLRRQRS; encoded by the coding sequence ATGCACACCTCAGTACACGGACTCAAACTCTCGGCATTACTTGCCATCTGTCAGACCATCGATATCGCGTTGGATCTTGAGTCTGCGTTGGACGGTGTTCTACGCATCATGTCCGACCAGCTGAGCATGCAGCGCGCGACGGTCACCCTCTACGACCCCGGAACCGGACAGTTGTCTATCAACGCCTCCTATGGCCTGACTACGGAAGAAAAGCAGCGGGGGGTCTATCGTCTGGACGAGGGCGTCACCGGGCGTATCTTCAGAACCGGTGAAGCCTATTACGTGCCGGATATCAACAAGGAACCCCTGTTTCTGAACAAGACGGGTTCACGCAGCATTCAGCGCGGCATGATATCCTTCATCGGCGTGCCCATCATTCTGCACGGAGAGCCTATCGGCGTGCTGAACGTGGACAGGCTTTTTGAAGACGACATCGGTTTTGAGGAAGATGTTGATTTTCTCAAAGTAGTAGCCACGCTTATCGGCCAGTTTATCAGCCTGAACAAGAAGGTCATGGAGCGCGAGGCTGTGCTTAAGCGGGAGAATACTTCGCTTAAGTATCAGATCGCCAAGAAGAACAAGGGGCCATACATCATCGGGCAAAGCTCTGCCATGCTGGAAGTGCAGCGGCAGATGGAAAAGGTTTCGCCCACACCCGCCACGGTGCTGTTGCTTGGCGAATCCGGTGTGGGCAAAACGCTCATTGCGCAGATTATCCATGAACTTTCCGAGCGCAAGGGACATCCTTTCATCAAGGTCAACTGTGCGTCGATTCCCGAAAATCTGCTGGAATCCGAATTGTTCGGGCATGAAAAAGGAGCCTTTACGGGGGCGAACAATACCCGCCTTGGGAGGTTCGAAGAAGCGGACAGCGGCACCATCTTTCTGGACGAGATTGGTGAGTTGCCGATAGGGTTGCAGGCCAAGCTGTTGAGGGTGCTGCAGGACAAGGAACTGGAGCGCATCGGCAGCAACCGTACCCGTACCATCAACGTGCGCGTTCTGACCGCCACCAACAGGAATCTGGCAAGCCTTGTGGAGCTGGGGCAGTTCAGGCTCGACCTCTACTACAGGCTGAATGTGTTTCCCATTCGTGTGCCTGCACTCCGGGAGCGTCGTGAAGACATCCCCGGTCTGCTGAATCATTTCCTGCAAAAGATGGAGCGGGACTACGGGCGCAAGATGCACTTTACCCCCACTGCGCTGGACGCTCTGATTCAGTACGACTGGCCGGGAAACGTGCGGGAGATGCAGAACCTTATTGAGCGCGTGGTGATCATGGCCGATTCGGAACGCATCGGGTTCGACTTTCTCATGTCGCATATGGCGTTACAGAAAACGGAAAGGGTGCCGGAAGCGGTTGTCTCTTTCGCAGAAAGTCAGAAGCCGTGTGCCACGTTGAAGGATGTGGAGCGCAAGGAACTCATTGGTGCGCTTGAACGCAACGATTGGCTGCAGTATCGTGCTGCGGAGAGCCTTGGTTTGTCTGAAAGGCAGATGGGCTATCGTGTGCGTAAGTATGGTCTGGAAAGCCTGATCGCCGAAGGGCGTGCACAACTGCGCAGACAGCGGTCTTGA
- a CDS encoding radical SAM protein — translation MTTKDTSKHPCFNKETAGSCGRVHLPVAPKCNIQCNYCNRKYDCVNESRPGVTSGVLQPYQAAEYMDKVLEKEPRITVAGIAGPGDPFANPAEVLETMRLINKKHPHLLFCLSSNGMGILPYLDDIAELGVSHVTITMSAVDPAIGAKIYSWVKDGNVVYRGEKGAAILLDRQLAAIKGLKDRGIIVKVNSIVIPGVNDDHIVEVAKVAASWGADIQNIIPLKPTADTPFAEIAEPTGELIVPLRKEAKCFIDQMTHCKRCRADAVGLLGDDQSIALCGTLQACSKLKPLEALNARPYVAIATREGMLINQHLGEARSFQIWGPRDSGGYRLVDTRTAPAAGCGPQRWTQLAALFKDCRAVLAAAMGETPRMLLEEHEIKCHVVSGFIEDALKAVYESGDMRQLGGRRGGIAGACCTGTGSKCG, via the coding sequence ATGACTACCAAGGATACCAGCAAACACCCCTGCTTCAACAAGGAAACGGCCGGAAGCTGCGGCCGCGTGCATCTGCCCGTAGCTCCCAAGTGCAACATCCAGTGCAACTACTGCAACCGCAAGTACGACTGTGTGAACGAGTCCCGCCCCGGCGTGACCAGTGGCGTGCTGCAGCCGTATCAGGCTGCGGAATACATGGACAAGGTGCTGGAAAAGGAACCGCGCATCACTGTGGCAGGCATTGCCGGTCCCGGCGACCCCTTTGCCAATCCTGCCGAGGTGCTGGAGACCATGCGGCTCATCAACAAAAAGCACCCTCACCTGCTCTTCTGCCTTTCCAGCAACGGCATGGGAATCCTGCCGTATCTGGATGATATCGCCGAACTGGGCGTATCGCACGTGACCATCACCATGTCTGCGGTTGATCCGGCCATTGGCGCCAAGATCTACTCATGGGTCAAGGACGGCAATGTGGTCTATCGTGGCGAAAAGGGCGCAGCCATACTGCTCGACCGTCAGCTCGCCGCCATCAAGGGACTCAAGGACCGTGGCATCATCGTCAAGGTGAACTCCATTGTCATCCCCGGCGTCAATGATGACCACATCGTGGAAGTCGCCAAGGTTGCGGCTTCGTGGGGTGCGGACATACAGAACATCATTCCACTGAAACCCACTGCGGACACGCCCTTTGCGGAAATTGCAGAACCCACCGGCGAACTCATTGTTCCGCTACGCAAGGAAGCAAAGTGTTTCATAGACCAGATGACTCACTGCAAGCGTTGCCGAGCCGATGCTGTCGGCCTTCTGGGTGACGACCAGTCCATCGCCCTGTGCGGAACGCTGCAGGCATGCTCCAAGCTCAAGCCCCTTGAGGCTTTAAACGCCCGCCCGTACGTAGCCATCGCCACCCGTGAAGGGATGCTCATCAACCAGCACCTTGGAGAAGCCCGCAGCTTCCAGATATGGGGTCCGCGCGACAGCGGCGGCTATCGTCTTGTGGACACCCGCACCGCTCCGGCTGCAGGTTGCGGTCCCCAGCGCTGGACACAACTTGCCGCATTGTTCAAGGACTGCCGTGCGGTGCTGGCCGCCGCCATGGGCGAAACACCCCGTATGCTGCTGGAAGAACACGAGATCAAATGCCATGTGGTCAGCGGCTTCATTGAAGATGCCCTGAAGGCCGTGTACGAGTCCGGCGACATGCGCCAACTTGGCGGACGCCGCGGCGGCATTGCAGGAGCCTGCTGCACCGGCACGGGTTCCAAGTGCGGCTAG
- a CDS encoding GNAT family N-acetyltransferase, which produces MADTITIRTACSEDLHALASLLEELFYIEEDFNIDRERQLTGLNLMLHNTQGRVLVAVADGTVVGMCTGQLLISTAEGGPAVMVEDVVVRRGWRNKGLGSRLMAAIAAWAQEHGATRLQLLADRNNTPAFAFYARLGWKQTRLVCMRSMLEQ; this is translated from the coding sequence ATGGCAGACACCATAACCATCCGCACCGCATGCAGTGAAGATCTGCACGCCCTTGCATCCCTGCTGGAGGAGCTCTTCTACATCGAGGAAGACTTCAACATAGACAGGGAGAGACAGCTAACAGGGCTGAACCTGATGCTGCACAACACGCAAGGGCGCGTTCTGGTGGCCGTAGCCGACGGGACTGTCGTCGGCATGTGCACAGGCCAGTTGCTGATCTCCACGGCAGAAGGCGGACCTGCGGTGATGGTGGAAGATGTGGTTGTCCGGCGCGGTTGGCGCAACAAGGGGCTCGGTTCCCGGCTCATGGCGGCCATCGCCGCATGGGCACAGGAACACGGCGCAACACGCCTGCAGTTGCTCGCCGACCGCAACAACACTCCAGCCTTTGCATTCTACGCAAGGCTGGGCTGGAAGCAGACAAGACTCGTCTGCATGAGATCCATGCTGGAACAGTAA
- the nifE gene encoding nitrogenase iron-molybdenum cofactor biosynthesis protein NifE, whose product MSTAILDERKSQIHRIGEGEIDIACNRESLAGAVSQRACVFCGSRVVLYPIADALHLVHGPIGCAVYTWDIRGALSSGPELHRLSFSTDLQEMDVIFGGERKLEAALDELIDRHKPKAAFVYSTCIVGLIGDDIEAVCRKMTAFKGIPVLPVMSEGFKGNKREGYLAACNAMFKLIGTGDTSDIGPVSINILGDFNLAGEIWIIREYFERMGVEVVANITGDGRVDDIRRCHGASLNLVQCSGATLALAKMMQEKYGTPFLRVSYLGIEDMADSLYQVADFFQDKSPGIMERTQDLVRSELESLMPELARYRKDLEDKRVAMYVGGSFKAFSLLKAFRHLGMKVVMVGSQTGTKEDYAELAQIADPGTIIVDDATPLELSQFIKEKDVDLFVGGVKERPIAYKLGVGFCDHNHERKEALEGFVGMLNFAREVHSSVMSPVWKFVPRRAHHASAVTDAPKGDHHD is encoded by the coding sequence ATGAGTACTGCCATTCTGGACGAAAGAAAAAGCCAGATACACAGAATCGGCGAAGGCGAAATAGACATCGCCTGCAACCGCGAATCACTTGCCGGCGCTGTCAGCCAGCGGGCCTGTGTATTCTGTGGCTCCCGCGTGGTGCTCTACCCCATAGCGGATGCACTGCACCTTGTGCACGGCCCGATCGGATGCGCCGTGTACACGTGGGATATCAGGGGCGCGCTGAGCAGCGGCCCCGAGTTGCACAGGCTGTCCTTCTCCACCGACCTGCAGGAGATGGACGTGATCTTCGGCGGCGAGCGCAAGCTCGAAGCCGCGCTGGATGAACTGATCGACCGCCACAAGCCCAAGGCCGCGTTTGTCTATTCGACCTGCATTGTAGGGCTCATCGGTGATGACATTGAAGCCGTGTGCCGCAAGATGACCGCATTCAAAGGCATCCCCGTACTACCGGTCATGTCCGAAGGCTTCAAGGGCAACAAGCGGGAAGGCTACCTTGCCGCCTGCAATGCCATGTTCAAGCTCATCGGCACGGGCGACACAAGCGACATCGGCCCTGTTTCGATCAACATTCTGGGCGACTTCAACCTCGCCGGGGAAATCTGGATCATCCGCGAATATTTTGAACGCATGGGCGTGGAAGTGGTGGCCAACATCACTGGGGACGGTCGGGTTGACGACATCCGCCGCTGCCATGGCGCCTCCCTCAACCTCGTGCAATGCTCCGGAGCGACTCTGGCGCTCGCCAAGATGATGCAGGAGAAATACGGCACTCCCTTCCTGCGGGTTTCCTACCTCGGCATCGAGGACATGGCGGACTCGCTGTATCAGGTGGCCGACTTCTTCCAGGACAAGTCTCCCGGCATCATGGAGCGCACACAGGACCTCGTGCGTAGCGAGCTGGAAAGCCTCATGCCCGAACTTGCCCGCTACCGCAAAGATCTGGAAGACAAGCGCGTCGCCATGTACGTGGGCGGCTCCTTCAAGGCATTTTCCCTGCTCAAGGCCTTCCGGCACCTCGGCATGAAGGTGGTGATGGTCGGTTCGCAAACCGGCACCAAGGAAGACTATGCGGAATTGGCCCAGATTGCCGACCCCGGAACCATCATCGTGGACGACGCAACCCCGCTGGAGCTTTCGCAGTTCATCAAGGAAAAGGACGTGGACCTGTTTGTGGGCGGTGTAAAGGAACGCCCCATTGCCTACAAGCTGGGAGTGGGATTCTGCGACCATAACCACGAACGCAAGGAGGCGCTTGAAGGCTTTGTGGGCATGCTCAACTTTGCCCGCGAGGTGCATTCCTCCGTCATGAGTCCCGTCTGGAAATTCGTTCCACGTCGTGCCCACCATGCATCCGCCGTAACGGACGCCCCCAAGGGAGACCACCATGACTAA
- a CDS encoding nitrogenase component 1: protein MTKPNYISTTNACKLCTPLGAAMAFRGVEGAIPFLHGSQGCATYMRRYVISHFREPVDIASSSLGEKQAVYGGGPNLKKGMLNVMKKYEPKLIGVATTCLTETIGDDVPRIIKEFHDEFGDLPLPEIVEVSTPSYNGTHTDGWHGAVRSLVGQLCTQERPKNDSINILPNMVSCEDIRHLKDICEDFGVAATILPDISETLDAPTLEDYVRIPTGGTTLSAIRSMSGASATIEFGRCLPQETGATVLEKQFGVPAKRIGLPIGLRESDRFFGMLEEISGKTMPLRYGLERGRLVDAYVDGHKYVFGKRAIVYGEEDLVAGICAFLAEIGVNVVLAGTGSRNKGLAKAISEVSSGLTKEMPIVREAVDFHDIAEEGATLNPDLLIGHSKGYQYANAWKIPLIRVGFPIHDRFGGQRMLHLGYKGALNLFDGIVNAMIAKKQSDSQIGYGYL from the coding sequence ATGACTAAGCCCAACTACATTTCCACCACCAATGCCTGCAAACTCTGCACACCGCTTGGAGCCGCCATGGCCTTTCGCGGAGTGGAAGGCGCAATCCCCTTCCTGCACGGTTCGCAGGGCTGCGCAACATACATGCGCCGCTATGTCATAAGCCACTTCCGAGAACCTGTGGATATCGCCTCATCCTCGCTTGGCGAGAAGCAGGCCGTCTACGGCGGCGGCCCCAACCTGAAGAAGGGCATGCTCAACGTCATGAAGAAGTATGAGCCAAAGCTCATAGGCGTGGCCACCACCTGCCTTACGGAAACCATAGGCGATGACGTACCCAGAATTATCAAGGAATTCCATGACGAGTTCGGCGATCTGCCGTTGCCGGAAATCGTGGAGGTTTCCACCCCCAGCTACAATGGAACCCATACAGACGGCTGGCACGGGGCCGTGCGCTCTCTGGTCGGGCAGCTCTGCACGCAGGAGAGGCCGAAAAATGACAGCATCAACATCCTGCCGAATATGGTCTCCTGCGAAGATATACGGCACCTGAAAGACATCTGCGAAGACTTCGGGGTGGCCGCCACCATCCTGCCGGACATCTCTGAAACGCTGGATGCGCCCACGCTTGAAGACTATGTGCGCATTCCTACCGGCGGCACCACCCTCTCGGCCATTCGCAGCATGTCCGGGGCCAGCGCGACCATCGAGTTCGGTCGCTGCCTGCCGCAGGAAACCGGAGCCACCGTGCTGGAAAAACAGTTCGGCGTACCTGCCAAACGCATAGGCCTGCCCATAGGACTGCGCGAATCCGACCGGTTCTTCGGCATGCTTGAAGAAATCTCAGGAAAGACCATGCCCCTGCGCTACGGGCTGGAACGCGGACGCCTTGTGGACGCCTATGTGGACGGCCACAAATACGTGTTCGGCAAACGGGCCATCGTCTATGGCGAAGAAGATCTGGTCGCGGGCATCTGCGCGTTTCTGGCTGAGATAGGCGTCAATGTCGTGCTGGCTGGCACCGGCTCCCGGAACAAGGGGCTGGCAAAGGCCATCAGCGAAGTATCGTCCGGACTGACCAAGGAAATGCCCATTGTCCGTGAAGCCGTGGACTTTCACGACATCGCGGAAGAAGGCGCCACCCTCAACCCCGACCTGCTCATCGGTCATTCCAAGGGCTACCAGTATGCCAACGCGTGGAAGATTCCGCTGATTCGCGTGGGCTTCCCCATCCATGACCGCTTCGGTGGCCAACGGATGCTGCATCTGGGTTACAAGGGCGCCCTGAATCTTTTTGATGGCATTGTTAACGCCATGATCGCGAAAAAACAGTCCGATAGCCAGATCGGTTACGGTTACCTGTAA
- a CDS encoding NifB/NifX family molybdenum-iron cluster-binding protein: MTACADSANTTSRIALLPVSPRANTCIRFAGPTRKETAIAPEQAVEALGRMLAEGAPLSGVEITGPGDPLATPEITLHALGLIRSAFPDTPLSLTTNGMGAAALAGPLSEAGLKQACLLVNAVDPEIAEHIYAWIRPGTRTLPLPEAARMLVKEQAAAVTALTAAGIRVSIRTTIFPETNDSHVNGIAATMAALGAEDMLLIPYTHDETDSPAMSSPTNELMDIIRSNASRHLPVLLGTEDGTNNGSAVSAPAAGFVAPTLPKPVAGKPNVALVSSNGMDVDMHLGQATNIMIYGPREDGLPCLLCVRKAPATGGGDTRWIQLAELLEDCFVLLAASAGEKPKDILRRHNLPVLLTEGEIGGTVNVLYGGGKKGKKAQAMPVRRP; the protein is encoded by the coding sequence ATGACCGCATGCGCCGACTCCGCAAATACCACATCTCGCATAGCCCTGCTGCCCGTCTCGCCACGCGCCAACACCTGCATCCGTTTCGCAGGCCCCACCCGCAAGGAAACGGCCATTGCCCCTGAACAGGCCGTAGAAGCCCTTGGCCGGATGCTCGCAGAAGGCGCACCGCTATCCGGCGTCGAAATCACCGGCCCCGGAGACCCGCTCGCCACTCCCGAGATCACCCTGCACGCACTGGGTCTGATCCGTAGCGCCTTCCCCGACACCCCTCTCTCACTGACGACCAACGGCATGGGCGCAGCCGCACTGGCAGGCCCCCTGTCCGAAGCCGGACTGAAGCAGGCCTGCCTGCTCGTGAACGCGGTTGATCCCGAAATCGCGGAGCACATCTACGCATGGATCCGCCCGGGAACCAGAACCCTGCCCCTGCCTGAAGCCGCACGCATGCTGGTGAAAGAACAGGCTGCCGCCGTTACCGCCCTCACCGCCGCAGGCATCAGGGTCAGCATCCGTACCACCATTTTTCCGGAAACCAACGACAGCCACGTGAACGGCATCGCCGCCACCATGGCAGCTCTTGGTGCCGAAGATATGCTGCTCATTCCCTACACTCACGACGAAACGGACAGTCCGGCCATGTCGTCACCCACAAATGAGCTCATGGATATCATCCGTTCGAACGCGTCGCGCCACCTCCCGGTTCTTCTCGGCACCGAGGATGGCACGAACAACGGCAGCGCCGTTTCCGCTCCGGCTGCAGGATTTGTTGCCCCGACCCTGCCGAAACCCGTTGCCGGAAAACCCAATGTGGCGTTGGTCAGCTCCAATGGCATGGACGTGGACATGCACCTCGGACAGGCAACAAACATCATGATCTATGGCCCGCGGGAAGACGGCCTGCCTTGCCTGCTCTGCGTCCGCAAAGCTCCTGCAACAGGAGGCGGCGATACCCGCTGGATACAGCTGGCGGAGCTGCTGGAAGACTGCTTTGTACTGCTCGCGGCAAGCGCAGGAGAGAAACCCAAGGATATTTTACGCCGCCACAATCTTCCCGTCCTGCTCACGGAAGGCGAGATCGGAGGAACCGTGAACGTGCTCTACGGCGGCGGCAAAAAGGGTAAGAAAGCGCAAGCAATGCCGGTAAGGCGGCCCTGA
- a CDS encoding (2Fe-2S) ferredoxin domain-containing protein: MATPERMIICCQSFRAAGDPKGICHKQTEGFLQYIEEEVLDRGLDALVVATTCLKQCESGPIMVIQPDNWWFKGVDSEAAIDAILDALEEGEPCAEYLAA, encoded by the coding sequence ATGGCAACTCCCGAAAGAATGATCATCTGCTGTCAGAGTTTCCGTGCCGCCGGAGACCCCAAGGGCATCTGCCACAAGCAGACGGAAGGGTTCCTGCAATACATTGAGGAAGAGGTTCTGGATCGCGGGCTGGACGCACTCGTGGTGGCCACCACCTGCCTGAAGCAGTGTGAATCCGGCCCGATCATGGTGATTCAGCCCGACAACTGGTGGTTCAAAGGAGTGGATTCCGAGGCCGCCATCGATGCCATTCTGGATGCTTTGGAAGAGGGTGAACCCTGCGCTGAGTATCTGGCCGCCTGA
- the panF gene encoding sodium/pantothenate symporter, producing MNTSLMTIIPVVLYLAFSFAVALWARNRTASRATSKGVLEDYYIGGRSMGGFVLAMTIIASYTSAGSFVGGPGIAYRLGLSWVLLAMIQVPTTFLTLGVLGKRFAIVARKTGAVTLTDYLRARYRSDAVVLLCSAALLVFFMAAMLAQFIGGARLFQAVTGYPYIVGLVLFGITVVLYTAVGGFRAVVVTDAFQGIVMVVAVVVVLLAVINAGGGMEQCVASLKAIDPGLITPTGPNDAVPQPFILSFWILVGLGVLGLPQTTQRCMAYKDSRAMHDAMVIGTLLIGFMILCAHLAGALGRAVLPNLAAGDLAMPSLIVELLSPFWAGVFIAGPLAAIMSTVDSMLLLASAAIVKDLYVHYRLRGDASQLQPVTVKRMSLACTAVIGTVVFVAALEPPDLLVWINLFAFGGLEAVFLWPIVLGLYWRKANASGAVASIVTGVVVFVGLTIVKPDMGGVHAIVPTTLAALAAFVAGSFVGRPVSSGVIALFWGERTR from the coding sequence ATGAATACCTCCCTCATGACGATTATTCCCGTGGTGCTGTATCTGGCGTTTTCCTTCGCCGTGGCACTGTGGGCGCGGAACAGGACGGCTTCCCGGGCCACCTCGAAGGGGGTGCTTGAGGACTATTACATAGGCGGTCGCTCCATGGGGGGCTTTGTGCTCGCCATGACCATCATCGCCAGCTACACAAGCGCAGGCAGTTTTGTGGGCGGCCCCGGCATTGCCTACCGTCTGGGGTTGAGCTGGGTTCTTCTGGCCATGATTCAGGTGCCAACCACCTTTCTGACCTTGGGCGTGTTGGGCAAGCGTTTTGCCATCGTAGCTCGCAAAACGGGGGCGGTGACCCTGACGGACTACCTGCGCGCCCGTTACAGGAGCGACGCCGTGGTCCTCCTTTGCTCCGCTGCGCTGCTTGTCTTCTTCATGGCAGCCATGCTTGCCCAGTTCATTGGCGGCGCGCGGTTGTTTCAGGCGGTCACCGGTTACCCTTACATCGTCGGGCTAGTTCTGTTCGGCATCACCGTGGTGCTCTACACGGCTGTGGGCGGGTTCCGCGCCGTCGTGGTTACCGACGCCTTTCAAGGGATCGTCATGGTGGTGGCGGTGGTCGTGGTGCTGCTGGCCGTCATCAACGCGGGCGGCGGCATGGAGCAGTGCGTCGCCTCGCTGAAAGCGATTGACCCCGGCCTGATCACGCCTACGGGGCCGAATGATGCGGTACCCCAACCCTTTATCCTGTCCTTTTGGATACTGGTAGGTCTTGGCGTGCTGGGACTTCCCCAAACCACGCAGCGGTGCATGGCCTACAAGGATTCCCGCGCCATGCACGACGCCATGGTCATCGGTACGCTTCTCATTGGGTTTATGATCCTGTGCGCCCATCTTGCCGGTGCGTTGGGGCGGGCTGTGCTGCCCAATCTCGCCGCAGGTGACCTCGCCATGCCTTCCCTGATTGTGGAGCTGCTCTCACCTTTCTGGGCGGGAGTGTTCATCGCCGGTCCGCTCGCCGCCATCATGTCCACAGTGGACTCCATGCTGTTGCTGGCCTCCGCCGCCATCGTCAAGGATCTCTACGTCCACTACAGGCTGCGGGGCGATGCTTCGCAACTGCAGCCTGTAACGGTGAAGAGGATGAGCCTTGCCTGTACGGCGGTTATCGGCACGGTTGTCTTTGTCGCCGCTCTGGAGCCGCCGGACCTGTTGGTCTGGATCAATCTATTTGCCTTCGGTGGGCTGGAGGCCGTTTTCCTGTGGCCCATAGTCTTGGGGCTGTACTGGCGTAAAGCCAACGCCAGCGGTGCCGTGGCATCCATCGTGACAGGTGTGGTGGTGTTTGTCGGCCTTACCATCGTAAAACCCGACATGGGGGGCGTTCATGCTATCGTGCCCACCACGCTGGCTGCTTTGGCTGCTTTTGTGGCTGGTTCCTTTGTCGGCCGTCCGGTGAGCTCTGGCGTTATTGCGCTCTTTTGGGGAGAGAGGACGAGATGA
- a CDS encoding YhdT family protein has product MNKNQDWRFVRADKEAAFALGAYALYFLWWYACAYGMGDGSPENYSYVWGLPEWFFYSCIVGYPLVTVMLWVMVRFLFKDMPLDDDPIESTLEPEGAPDREPHAGGESREGRE; this is encoded by the coding sequence ATGAATAAGAATCAGGATTGGCGATTTGTACGGGCCGACAAAGAGGCCGCGTTCGCGCTGGGGGCGTATGCCCTGTATTTTCTCTGGTGGTATGCCTGTGCCTACGGCATGGGCGACGGCTCTCCCGAAAACTACTCGTACGTATGGGGGCTGCCGGAGTGGTTTTTCTACAGCTGTATCGTGGGGTATCCGCTCGTTACGGTGATGCTCTGGGTCATGGTGCGCTTCCTGTTCAAGGATATGCCGCTGGATGACGACCCGATTGAGTCTACGCTCGAACCCGAGGGGGCTCCCGACCGCGAACCCCATGCGGGGGGTGAATCTCGGGAGGGGCGCGAATGA